The window AGATGTAGCTGCCCGTTAGTTCCCTGTCTTTATCTGTTTCACCCGGATATCCAAGGATAAAACACGCCTGGCTCCTGATACCTGCTATTTTCATGGCTGTTACAAGCTCAAGGGCTTTTTCATGGGGGAATTTTTTCCCCATTTTCTTCAGAAGCTCGCCCGAGCCCGATTCCGGTGAAAATGAGAGATAAGTAAGTCCTCCTTCTCTCAGGGTCTGAATATCACTCGTCTCAAACTTGTCTATCTTTGTCCCGCTTGGCCATTTCCACGTATAGCTGAAGTCTCGTTCCGTCAGAAGTTCAGAAACCTTAACAACGCGACCCTTGTCCACACCCGGATTGACGTCTTCCCAGTGAAATTCAGACACATCCAGGGAGTTTTCCCAATGGTGCATCTCTGTGACTATCCTCTGTGGAGTTTGTGCCCGCCATCTCTTCGATGTCATGGCAGGTATGCTGCAGAATCGGCACTGGAATGGACATCCGCGGCTGGTCAGAAGGGCAAGATATTTACCGCCTGCAGGACCGTGTGCGTAACGAAGATTCCAGTAGTTGGAGACAGGAAAGAGATCCCAGGCAAGAAAAGGTAGATTGTCCAGGTCATCAACCTCAATGTGGTCTGAGCTGGCAATCACCGCATTGCTATTATTGCCTGTGATTATTCCTGGTATATCGCCCGGTTGTCGATGGGATAGAACGGAACGAAGGACCTCGGCGGCATGTACCTCCGGCTCACCGGTCATGATGAAATCAACGCCACACTCCATAAATGATTCTGCGGCGTGCACGAGAGAATAGGAAATTACGGCCTGGGTGTTCTCGAAAACGCCGATGACAGTTGACGGGTATTCTTTTTTCAATCCCTTGATGAGTGCTCTGATCATCCCATGGATGTGGATGGAGGCAGAGTAGATAAGGACGATCCGCGCATCGCTGCCAACCATCTGGATGATCCTGTCCACCTTCAAACCCTGTGCCCAGGAGTCTCCAAAACGGTAAAATCTGAAGGGATCTTCGCCGAAGGCATCAAGAACTGTCGGTGCAAGATCTGATTCTCTGAGCACTGCGGCAAGACTGGCCATGCCATGGGGCATGTAGACGATACCGCTGCCCAGCAGATCACCTTTCTGGATTACGTTTGGCGGATTTATAAGGACTATTTTTGCCATGGTCCCAACGTGGGGCGGGGACTGTTCACAACATCGAGGAGCAAAGCCTGAAGGAGTGACTGGTATCCCAGAATAATTGGTAGGGCAGCCGTAATGACAGTTCCCGCCGGAGCAGGAATTTCCAGTCTCCAGTAGTAAATGAGCTTAACGATACCGAATCCGGTTCCAAAGCCGGTCAGGAAAAGTCCCATTATCAGGAGGACTATAACCGGTGAAAAATCCCTGAGCAGATACCTTTGAAAGATCCTGTAAAAAAACCCCTTAAGCAGAAAAACCGGGAATGTGATGAGGATATCCATGATCTTGAGGTTGGACTGTTCATCCCCATAACGCGCAGGCATCGGTATATCTATGGCAGGGATACTGTGGATGTTCAGGTTGATCAACATGCTGTTTTCAAAGAAATATCGTTTCGCCAGCTTTGCCGTGTCCAAAACGGCATAGCTTTCACTTGTAACGGCCAGAAAACCGTTCTGCGGGTCAAATATGTGCCAATAACCGGAAGCCATCTTGGTGAGAAAGGTCAGTATGATATTGCCGATTTTTCTAACGAACGGCATGGAATACAGTTCGGCTATATGGAGGAACCGGTTTCCTTTGGCATACTTGGCTCCACTGTCTATGATCGCATCGATCAGGCTGGAGATCCCTTGTGGGTCCATTTGTCCGTCCCCATCGAACTTGATGAGGATATCCATACCTTCCTCAAGACATCTGTTCCAGCCGCTAACCACGGCGCCGCCGACACCCTGGTTATGATCATGATCAAGTGGCCGGATCTTCCCGGATGCATATTCAGTAAGGATCTCGCCCGTTCGGTCCGTGGATCTGTCGTTTACGGGGAATGTCAGGTCCACAAAATCAGGGATACCTTCAAGGACCTGGGCGATCTGACCTTCGACATTGTAGCAGGGGATTGCAACCCCGATTTTATGTCCTCTGTACATAACCGGGTTATCCTCTTTTCTTCCTTTTTTTCCCCGCCCCGCTTTTGGTTTGTTCGGAGAGTTGCTCCGGGGCGCCGGCATTGTTAATGTTGCCGGCCGGCTTCCATCGTGATGAAAGAGTCACTAAAGTCCACATTGCCGTGAAAATAAGGAACGGTCGAAGTGGAATGGAGTGCCTGGGCAGGCCGACTGTTACCATATGCAGAACGGTTGTGGAAAGGAGGAATGCGTAAACATAATTCATCAGTTGGTCAGGTTGTCTGTAGGTTTTTCTCCAAAAGTAGATGATTATGGAGCCCAGGCTCAACAGGATAAGAGGTATATAAAGAATTTTCCATACCCTGTAAGTGGATTTTAGGAGCACAGAATCCTTATAGGGTGTGTAAACTACCGGGTAAACATAAATATCTCCCTGTCCAACCTGGATGTCCCACGACCAGAGCATACGAACCTTGCCATAGGTATACCACCAAAGATACTCCAGGGGATCCTCCGCCAGGCGTCTGGAAAATTCATCTATAATACTACCGTAACTGCTGGTAATTTCCTCCCACCTCGGATCATCTCTGTAGGGATATCCTTTCAATCGAGGGTTTTTGTAAGTGAGGTCAGGGTAAAGGCCCATTCCTAGAGTTACATTGACTGTACTGCTCGAACCGTTGCCGGTGCTTCCGGGAAGGTTCATGTTCCTGATCACCCACGGCGAATAGAGAAGGGCGAATCCGAGGGCAAAGGCGCCCAGCGCCGTTACGACCTTTCTTTGTTGTCGGGAATGGTCCAGGGCATATACAAGGAAAATGGCCGGTACCGTGAGCAGAAAAACAGGCCGGATCATTAAACACATGGCTGACAAAAGGCCGGTGATAAAATAAACAGGCCACCTGTCAAACTTGAATGAAATGCGGATGGCCGCAAACAGCATCACAATCAGAAGGATATAGGGGGTTTCTGAAAGGATGTACCCGGCCATGGATATTATGTGCGGCGCCGCTCCAAGGAGGAGCCCCGATACGACAGCCGGGATCTTACCCCATTCCATCCGTACGAGAAAATAAAAGAGTACCACTGTAAGCAAGCTCAACCAGGCGTTCATCAAAAGGATATTTTGCACCAGATCGTTTGTTGTTTTGGCACTGGAAATGAAGGGAGCGAGAATGATCGGGTATAAAGGCGGGACGTGATCATCAGGTGCAGGGTCAGCCGTCGTTTCTCCTGAAAATACACCGTGTTTTACAAGGTTCCAGCTGTGTAGAACGTAGGTGCGCGCATCTGCTCGAATAGGAGTGTCGACAATTACTTTGGATACATACTGAAAGCGCAGGAAACCCGAGAGAAGAACGACCAGAATAAATGCTATGATTTCAACCTTGTGTTGTTTAATGAATTCAAGAAGTTGTATCGGTAAAGGAGTGTTTATTGAAGGAGTGCTGTCAGGACTACTGTTCATGGAACGGTTATTTGCTCGATCAGCTTTGATCATGTTCCACCTCCGTCCTGTCCATCCTCAACTGGCTGATCTGCTCTGATACCAGGCCCAGCATGAAGATGATGACGGAGGACATGATCAGGAGCATGGACATGTTGGTGAACCGGTGGCTGGTGAAAAAGGTGTAAAGATAGTTGGCAAGACCGGCCAGGAAGAGAGTTCCGCTCATGGGCAGGAACACCCTGAAGGGGGAGTAGACCGTGGCGATCTTCGTGATGATGAGGAAGAACCTCGCGCCGTCGGAAAAGATCCGTATCTTGCTCTTGCTGCCCTTGCCCCTGGGAGGGGCTTCGATGGAAATGTACTTCAGGCTCAGGCCTGACCTCAGATAGGCCATGGTCATGGTGGTGGGGTAGGAGAAGGTGTTGGGCAGCAGGTAAAGGTAGCGCAAGGCGGTCTTGCGCCTGGTGGCCCGGAAACCGGACGTGAGATCCTGGATGCGGAACTTGGTGACGTAAGAGGCCAGCCAGTTGTAGATGGTGTTGGCCGCCAGGCGGTGAACGCCGGCGTGGCTTTTTGCGGTCCGGGCTCCCACTACAAGATCATGGCTCATCAGCTCTTCCAGGATCTGGGGGATGACCTCGGGCCGGTGCTGGCCGTCCCCGTCCATCATGAGGACGATATCCCCCGT of the bacterium genome contains:
- a CDS encoding radical SAM protein, whose amino-acid sequence is MAKIVLINPPNVIQKGDLLGSGIVYMPHGMASLAAVLRESDLAPTVLDAFGEDPFRFYRFGDSWAQGLKVDRIIQMVGSDARIVLIYSASIHIHGMIRALIKGLKKEYPSTVIGVFENTQAVISYSLVHAAESFMECGVDFIMTGEPEVHAAEVLRSVLSHRQPGDIPGIITGNNSNAVIASSDHIEVDDLDNLPFLAWDLFPVSNYWNLRYAHGPAGGKYLALLTSRGCPFQCRFCSIPAMTSKRWRAQTPQRIVTEMHHWENSLDVSEFHWEDVNPGVDKGRVVKVSELLTERDFSYTWKWPSGTKIDKFETSDIQTLREGGLTYLSFSPESGSGELLKKMGKKFPHEKALELVTAMKIAGIRSQACFILGYPGETDKDRELTGSYISDLVGSGLDEVAIFIVTPMPGTPIDDQIPGERLLSQRTFSPTWRTDYRLLSKWRSRLYRTYFRTKAKKDPLEFMSMGLRTFTRRFETKAEMNLYRFVHMNLMKTLPFMRIHI
- a CDS encoding glycosyltransferase family 2 protein; protein product: MYRGHKIGVAIPCYNVEGQIAQVLEGIPDFVDLTFPVNDRSTDRTGEILTEYASGKIRPLDHDHNQGVGGAVVSGWNRCLEEGMDILIKFDGDGQMDPQGISSLIDAIIDSGAKYAKGNRFLHIAELYSMPFVRKIGNIILTFLTKMASGYWHIFDPQNGFLAVTSESYAVLDTAKLAKRYFFENSMLINLNIHSIPAIDIPMPARYGDEQSNLKIMDILITFPVFLLKGFFYRIFQRYLLRDFSPVIVLLIMGLFLTGFGTGFGIVKLIYYWRLEIPAPAGTVITAALPIILGYQSLLQALLLDVVNSPRPTLGPWQK
- a CDS encoding glycosyltransferase family 39 protein translates to MIKADRANNRSMNSSPDSTPSINTPLPIQLLEFIKQHKVEIIAFILVVLLSGFLRFQYVSKVIVDTPIRADARTYVLHSWNLVKHGVFSGETTADPAPDDHVPPLYPIILAPFISSAKTTNDLVQNILLMNAWLSLLTVVLFYFLVRMEWGKIPAVVSGLLLGAAPHIISMAGYILSETPYILLIVMLFAAIRISFKFDRWPVYFITGLLSAMCLMIRPVFLLTVPAIFLVYALDHSRQQRKVVTALGAFALGFALLYSPWVIRNMNLPGSTGNGSSSTVNVTLGMGLYPDLTYKNPRLKGYPYRDDPRWEEITSSYGSIIDEFSRRLAEDPLEYLWWYTYGKVRMLWSWDIQVGQGDIYVYPVVYTPYKDSVLLKSTYRVWKILYIPLILLSLGSIIIYFWRKTYRQPDQLMNYVYAFLLSTTVLHMVTVGLPRHSIPLRPFLIFTAMWTLVTLSSRWKPAGNINNAGAPEQLSEQTKSGAGKKRKKRG
- a CDS encoding glycosyltransferase family 2 protein, coding for MDLSIIIPCHNEAGNLPSLIQDINNVMNARPESYEVLIVDDASTDETADVARVAGARVVSHPYNLGNGAAVKSGIRAATGDIVLMMDGDGQHRPEVIPQILEELMSHDLVVGARTAKSHAGVHRLAANTIYNWLASYVTKFRIQDLTSGFRATRRKTALRYLYLLPNTFSYPTTMTMAYLRSGLSLKYISIEAPPRGKGSKSKIRIFSDGARFFLIITKIATVYSPFRVFLPMSGTLFLAGLANYLYTFFTSHRFTNMSMLLIMSSVIIFMLGLVSEQISQLRMDRTEVEHDQS